A single region of the Sphingomonas sp. LY29 genome encodes:
- the guaA gene encoding glutamine-hydrolyzing GMP synthase, producing the protein MSLPTADAILIVDFGSQVTQLIARRVREAGVYCEIAPFQSAEEAFERLSPKGVILSGSPAGVPEENSPRAPQRLFDSGVPILGICYGQQVMSHQLGGTVEAGDSGEFGRAFLTVTEPCALFDGLWAVGERHQVWMSHGDKVTNFAPGFKIVAVSDGAPFAVIADEERRYYGTQFHPEVVHTPDGAKLLANFVTKVCGVIGDWSMGAYREAKIRDIREQVGAGRVICGLSGGVDSSVAAILIHEAIGSQLTCVFVDHGLLRMNEREQVETLFRDHYNIPLVVVDAEERFLSGLAGVTDPEAKRKFIGGEFIAVFEEEAAKLGGAEFLAQGTLYPDVIESVSFTGGPSVTIKSHHNVGGLPERMNMALVEPLRELFKDEVRVLGKELGLDEKFVGRHPFPGPGLAIRIPGEVTKERCDILRKADAIYLEEIRNAGLYDAIWQAFAVLLPVRTVGVMGDYRTYDSVCGLRAVTSVDGMTADIYPFDAAFLSGCATRIINEVKGINRVVYDYTSKPPGTIEWE; encoded by the coding sequence ATGAGCCTGCCCACCGCCGATGCCATCCTGATCGTCGACTTCGGCAGCCAGGTCACCCAACTCATCGCCCGCCGTGTCCGCGAAGCCGGGGTCTATTGCGAGATTGCCCCGTTCCAGTCCGCCGAGGAGGCCTTCGAGCGACTGTCTCCCAAGGGCGTGATCCTGTCGGGATCGCCCGCCGGGGTCCCTGAGGAAAACAGCCCGCGCGCGCCGCAGCGGCTGTTCGACAGCGGCGTTCCGATCCTTGGCATCTGCTATGGCCAGCAGGTCATGAGCCACCAGCTGGGCGGGACCGTGGAGGCGGGCGACAGCGGCGAGTTCGGCCGCGCGTTCCTGACCGTGACCGAGCCATGCGCGTTGTTCGACGGCCTGTGGGCGGTCGGCGAGCGGCACCAAGTGTGGATGAGCCACGGCGACAAGGTCACCAACTTCGCGCCGGGCTTCAAGATCGTCGCGGTGAGTGACGGCGCGCCGTTCGCTGTCATCGCCGACGAGGAGCGGCGCTATTACGGTACCCAGTTCCATCCCGAGGTGGTGCACACGCCCGACGGCGCCAAGCTGCTCGCGAACTTCGTCACCAAGGTGTGTGGGGTCATCGGCGACTGGTCGATGGGCGCGTATCGCGAGGCCAAGATCCGCGACATTCGCGAACAGGTCGGCGCCGGGCGCGTCATCTGCGGCCTGTCTGGCGGCGTCGACAGCTCGGTCGCGGCGATCCTGATCCACGAGGCGATCGGCAGCCAGCTGACCTGCGTGTTCGTCGATCACGGGCTGCTTCGAATGAACGAGCGCGAGCAGGTCGAGACGCTGTTCCGCGATCATTACAACATCCCGCTGGTGGTGGTGGACGCCGAGGAACGGTTCCTTTCGGGGCTCGCGGGGGTCACCGATCCCGAGGCCAAGCGCAAGTTCATCGGCGGCGAGTTCATCGCGGTGTTCGAGGAGGAAGCGGCCAAGCTGGGCGGGGCCGAGTTCCTTGCGCAGGGGACGCTTTATCCCGACGTGATCGAGAGCGTTAGCTTCACCGGCGGGCCGTCGGTGACGATCAAGAGCCACCACAATGTCGGCGGGCTGCCAGAGCGGATGAACATGGCGCTGGTCGAGCCGCTTCGCGAATTGTTCAAGGACGAAGTGCGCGTGCTGGGCAAGGAGCTTGGCCTCGACGAGAAGTTCGTCGGGCGGCACCCCTTCCCGGGGCCGGGGCTGGCAATCCGCATTCCGGGCGAAGTGACCAAGGAACGGTGCGACATCCTGCGCAAGGCGGACGCGATCTACCTCGAGGAGATCCGCAATGCCGGACTGTACGATGCGATCTGGCAGGCCTTCGCGGTGCTGCTGCCGGTGCGCACGGTCGGCGTCATGGGCGATTATCGCACCTACGACAGCGTGTGTGGACTTCGCGCGGTCACCAGCGTCGACGGGATGACCGCCGACATCTACCCGTTCGACGCCGCCTTCCTGTCGGGCTGCGCGACGCGGATCATCAACGAGGTCAAGGGCATCAACCGCGTGGTCTACGACTACACGTCGAAGCCGCCCGGCACGATCGAATGGGAATGA
- a CDS encoding DUF1963 domain-containing protein produces MSDRVPALIAAAIVVPILGLILWWGVRNLFRQVGNVRTTIDEERDKRRVEAEADAPQAFGRKRSLDADRLRDQEAIPSAAGRGMAMGHSVTPAASAETPASPTEPPVPPMASTSPADFFKEQARIQDDALKAELTSHVDRPVPPLTSAGAESIERASKARLAIKHVFPPRHPQRSMSYFGGLPIVPQNFDWPLVHDRKGLLERLTFMAQVDCADIPPGPGRDLLPAKGFLYFFAPLSDNFGPDACHFVTRYLAKPVTKTWEPTEGAFSAKLPPNDPIDETWRGRRNHFDRVEIDFGWIEEPSDEEVAARRDEGHAFEVADIVRKEKEDGFFGPTPAENKLLWSSEAPKDAAWIPFASFPANWKTLRILHRFVQSYYLEESGDVTERVTALGEVADDHPEKVRLQALQREIGAVGSKMFEPFSGAINLNNKDHDAPSDEEKGKVLAFLDDIRLHGIPSSKARPYRHLSVPGVINRWIQSAAVHGAEAGLSDPDGAALIPAEVIDALATRHAPRKHHMLGKGEVVQVAADEMKDRYILLMQLGPDQALDWLVGEMGPLQYWITPEDLAAKKFENTVLTIEAY; encoded by the coding sequence ATGAGTGACCGTGTGCCGGCATTGATCGCAGCAGCGATCGTGGTGCCAATCCTTGGACTGATCTTGTGGTGGGGCGTGCGAAACCTGTTCCGGCAGGTGGGGAATGTCAGGACCACGATCGACGAGGAGCGCGACAAGCGGCGCGTCGAAGCGGAGGCGGACGCGCCCCAGGCATTTGGCCGCAAGCGGAGCCTCGACGCGGATCGGCTGCGCGATCAGGAAGCGATACCGTCCGCGGCGGGGCGGGGAATGGCGATGGGCCATTCGGTGACGCCCGCAGCTTCGGCCGAAACGCCAGCCAGTCCGACCGAGCCGCCGGTTCCGCCGATGGCATCGACGAGCCCAGCCGATTTTTTCAAGGAACAGGCGCGGATCCAGGACGATGCTCTGAAGGCCGAGTTGACGTCGCACGTCGACCGGCCTGTGCCGCCACTGACCTCGGCGGGCGCGGAGTCGATCGAGCGCGCCTCGAAGGCGCGGCTGGCGATCAAGCATGTTTTTCCGCCGCGGCATCCGCAGCGCAGCATGAGCTATTTCGGCGGGTTGCCGATCGTCCCGCAAAATTTCGACTGGCCGCTGGTCCACGATCGCAAAGGACTGCTGGAGCGGCTGACGTTCATGGCGCAGGTCGATTGCGCGGACATCCCGCCGGGACCGGGCCGCGACCTCTTGCCGGCCAAGGGCTTCCTCTATTTCTTCGCGCCGCTGTCGGACAATTTCGGTCCCGATGCCTGCCATTTCGTGACGCGATATCTGGCCAAGCCGGTGACCAAGACGTGGGAACCAACCGAAGGAGCTTTCTCCGCCAAGCTGCCGCCCAACGATCCGATCGACGAGACGTGGCGCGGGCGGCGCAACCACTTCGACCGGGTCGAGATCGATTTCGGCTGGATCGAGGAGCCGAGTGACGAGGAGGTCGCCGCGCGGCGCGACGAGGGCCATGCGTTCGAGGTGGCGGACATTGTCCGCAAGGAGAAGGAGGACGGCTTCTTCGGGCCGACGCCGGCCGAGAACAAACTGTTGTGGAGCAGCGAGGCGCCCAAGGACGCGGCATGGATTCCGTTTGCGAGCTTCCCCGCTAATTGGAAGACCCTGCGGATTCTGCATCGGTTCGTGCAATCGTATTATCTGGAGGAATCGGGGGACGTTACCGAGCGAGTGACGGCGCTTGGTGAGGTTGCCGACGACCATCCGGAGAAGGTGCGGCTGCAGGCGTTGCAGCGCGAGATCGGTGCAGTCGGCAGCAAGATGTTCGAACCGTTCAGTGGGGCAATCAACCTCAACAACAAGGACCATGACGCCCCGAGCGATGAGGAAAAGGGCAAGGTTCTGGCGTTCCTTGACGACATTCGCCTTCACGGCATTCCGTCGTCAAAGGCACGCCCATATCGCCACTTGTCGGTTCCGGGCGTGATCAACCGATGGATTCAGTCGGCAGCGGTGCACGGTGCCGAGGCCGGATTGAGCGACCCGGATGGTGCGGCGCTGATCCCCGCCGAGGTCATCGATGCGCTGGCGACCCGACATGCACCGCGCAAGCACCACATGCTAGGCAAAGGCGAGGTCGTGCAGGTCGCAGCCGACGAGATGAAGGATCGCTACATCCTGCTGATGCAGCTAGGGCCCGACCAGGCGCTCGACTGGCTGGTCGGGGAAATGGGGCCGCTCCAATATTGGATCACTCCCGAAGACCTCGCCGCCAAGAAGTTCGAGAACACGGTCCTGACGATCGAAGCATATTGA